One segment of Clarias gariepinus isolate MV-2021 ecotype Netherlands chromosome 6, CGAR_prim_01v2, whole genome shotgun sequence DNA contains the following:
- the plcxd1 gene encoding PI-PLC X domain-containing protein 1: MSSEGRPVSLRGLSMDTWMSGLPPGLWDIPLWNLAIPGSHNTITYCLDTNNRSPIDLKQPDMLQKLDKYMKPLIRPFVYKWAVTQECSVREQLDCGVRYCDLRIAHRPNDSSSDLYFYHGVYTTITVETILKEIRTWLDSHPKEIVILSFSHFQGLSQELHTLLISTIKSVFNSKLCPKTDAVTLRSLWSAGYQAVVSYEHNLANCHTELWSHIPYWWANKCKAEALIEEFERRKQHGRPECFFVTGINLTEDLKYICSHPTESLKDMVMAAYPMLLGWVREQKPGSYADSLNIIAADFVIESGFIPTVVALNEKLLSAST; encoded by the exons ATGTCATCAGAGGGAAGGCCGGTGTCTCTGAGAGGTCTGTCCATGGACACCTGGATGTCCGGTCTGCCGCCTGGACTCTGGGACATCCCTCTATGGAATCTGGCCATTCCAG GAAGTCATAATACTATCACTTACTGTTTGGACACGAATAACCGCTCTCCCATTGACCTCAAGCAGCCCGATATGCTCCAGAAGCTAGACAAGTACATGAAGCCCCTCATACGGCCGTTCGTTTACAAGTGGGCGGTTACACAG GAGTGCAGCGTGCGGGAACAGTTGGACTGCGGTGTAAGATACTGCGATCTCAGGATAGCGCATCGGCCCAACGACAGCTCCTCCGATCTCTACTTCTACCACGGAGTCTACACCACTATTACAGTAGAG ACCATACTGAAGGAGATCAGGACGTGGCTGGACAGTCATCCTAAAGAGATAGTCATCCTGTCCTTCAGTCATTTCCAGGGCCTGAGTCAAGAGCTCCACACACTCCTCATTTCCACCATAAAGAGTGTGTTCAACTCAAAGCTGTGTCCTAAAACG GATGCGGTCACACTGAGGAGTCTGTGGAGTGCCGGCTACCAGGCAGTTGTCTCGTACGAGCACAACCTCGCTAACTGCCACACAGAGCTGTGGTCTCATATACCGTACTGGTGGGCTAACAAATGTAAAGCTGAAGCACTGATCGAGGAGTTTGAACGCAGGAAGCAACATGGCCGTCCAG aatgctttttTGTGACGGGGATCAATCTGACCGAGGACCTGAAGTACATCTGTTCTCATCCCACGGAGTCGCTCAAGGACATGGTCATGGCGGCGTATCCGATGCTGCTGGGCTGGGTTCGGGAGCAGAAACCCGGATCCTACGCCGACTCGCTGAATATCATTGCTGCCGATTTTGTGATAGAGAGCGGGTTCATACCGACTGTCGTAGCACTGAATGAAAAACTGCTGAGTGCAAgcacatga
- the jade3 gene encoding protein Jade-3, with the protein MKRLRTLSSSDSSDNESPSTSFSTNKYGSKSGTPSSAQKKPAEVFRKDLISAMKLPDSQHITPDDYYLLADTWRQEWEKGVQVLASPDSIPQPSVRSLAERPKEILFSRPRKYIQCCSQDCTETGYVNIKELAEAMCRYDLDDTDLYWLRHLNMELLHMGEGVVDELTMERTMEALERKCYDNMNHAIETEEGLGIEYDEDVICDVCRSPDSEEGNDMVFCDKCNICVHQACYGIVKVPDGNWLCRTCVLGINPQCILCPNKGGAMKATRAGTKWAHVSCALWIPEVSIACPERMEPITKLSHIPPSRWSLICSLCKIKTGACIQCSVKNCTIPFHVTCAFEHNLEMKTILDEGDEVKFKSYCLKHSKPKAAEPGLSPARHKPPTETEKVGLRAQKLKELEEEFYKLVQPDEVAQELGLPLHLLDFIYQYWKLKRKSSFNKALLPPKEDEENLLRQPQEDSIHTRMRMFMHLRQDLERVRNLCYMVSRREKLKLSQSKVQEQIFNLHVKLMNQEQAAELPVSSNVENLIFPPPPRITIKLKIKSKTSTKSGNGPLCPDNSGNVYDSMGAGMGQGKPQLQHSRAPREERTNGIVPIAKPTGKPLALHAALHGHSVRPDQDRPHQHSLKSNGIMEKIAVQRNPTPPEQGACEKHLGKGQPGTFNKTTMEHFSRTLKEATVSLVRTTADLWSANKNGHKNKDRTNCGKAPGAERAPKSGRGYQESDGYCPDLELSDSEPEAKGKRQRAGRGLSERSPAGAYDRGGTRGNVPLGSRTSVQR; encoded by the exons ATGAAACGACTCAGGACTTTAAGCAGTAGTGACAGTTCAGACAATGAAA GTCCCTCAACGTCCTTCTCTACAAATAAGTATGGCAGTAAATCTGGAACCCCGTCCTCCGCTCAGAAGAAGCCTGCAGAG GTGTTCAGGAAAGACCTGATCAGTGCGATGAAGCTGCCGGACTCGCAACACATCACTCCTGATGATTATTACCTGCTGGCTGACACCTGGAGGCAGGAGTGGGAGAAAGGAGTGCAGGTCCTGGCCAGCCCTGATAGCATTCCTCAGCCGTCTGTCAG GAGCCTGGCAGAGCGTCCGAAGGAGATCCTGTTCTCCAGGCCGAGGAAGTACATCCAGTGCTGCAGTCAGGACTGCACAGAGACGGGCTACGTCAACATCAAAGAGCTGGCCGAGGCCATGTGCAGGTACGACCTGGACGACACGGACCTGTACTGGCTTCGACACCTCAACATGGAGCTACTGCACATGG GGGAGGGCGTGGTGGACGAGCTGACCATGGAGAGAACGATGGAGGCTCTGGAGAGAAAGTGTTACGACAACATGAACCACGCCATCGAGACGGAGGAGGGGCTGGGCATCGAGTACGACGAGGACGTCATCTGCGACGTGTGTCGCTCGCCCGACAGCGAGGAGGGCAACGACATGGTCTTCTGTGACAAGTGCAACATCTGCGTTCATCAG GCTTGTTACGGCATCGTGAAGGTTCCAGACGGCAACTGGCTGTGTAGGACGTGCGTGCTTGGGATCAACCCGCAGTGTATACTCTGTCCCAACAAAGGAGGAGCCATGAAGGCCACGCGGGCGGGAACCAAGTGGGCCCATGTTAGCTGTGCTCTCTGGATACCTGAG gtgagcaTCGCGTGTCCGGAGAGGATGGAGCCCATCACTAAACTGTCTCACATCCCACCCAGCCGCTGGTCTCTCATCTGTAGTCTCTGCAAGATCAAAACCGGAGCCTGCATACAG TGTTCGGTGAAGAACTGCACTATCCCCTTCCACGTCACCTGCGCCTTCGAGCACAACCTGGAGATGAAGACCATCCTGGATGAAGGCGACGAGGTCAAGTTCAAATCCTACTGCCTGAAGCACAGCAAGCCCAAAGCGGCCGAGCCGGGTCTGAGCCCGGCCCGACACAAACCCCCTACCGAGACCGAGAAGGTGGGGCTGAGGGCGCAGAAGCTCAAAGAGCTGGAGGAGGAGTTCTACAAGCTGGTGCAGCCGGACGAGGTGGCGCAGGAGCTGGGGCTGCCCCTCCACCTGCTCGACTTCATCTACCAGTACTGGAAGCTGAAGAGGAAGAGCAGCTTCAACAAGGCGCTCCTGCCGCCTAAAGAGGACGAGGAGAACCTGCTGAGGCAGCCGCAGGAGGACAGCATCCATACACGCATGCGCATGTTCATGCACCTCCGTCAGGACCTGGAGAGG GTGAGAAATCTGTGCTACATGGTGAGTCGGAGAGAGAAGCTGAAACTGTCTCAGAGTAAAGTCCAGGAGCAGATCTTCAACCTTCACGTCAAACTCATGAACCAAGAACAAGCTGCAG AACTGCCGGTGTCGTCAAACGTAGAGAACCTGATCTTCCCGCCTCCTCCCAGGATCACCATCAAACTCAAAATCAAAAGCAAGACCAGCACCAAGTCCGGAAACGGCCCGCTGTGCCCGGATAACAGCGGTAACGTCTATGACAGCATGGGAGCCGGGATGGGGCAGGGCAAACCTCAGCTCCAGCACAGCCGAGCACCGAGGGAGGAGCGGACCAACGGCATCGTGCCCATCGCCAAGCCGACGGGGAAGCCTCTGGCGCTGCACGCCGCTTTGCATGGCCACTCGGTCAGGCCGGATCAGGACAGACCTCACCAGCATTCTTTGAAGTCGAACGGCATCATGGAGAAGATAGCAGTTCAGAGAAACCCAACTCCACCCGAACAGGGCGCGTGCGAGAAGCATCTTGGGAAGGGTCAGCCGGGAACGTTTAATAAAACCACGATGGAGCATTTCAGCAGAACGCTAAAGGAAGCCACCGTCAGCTTGGTACGGACTACTGCGGATCTCTGGAGCGCCAACAAGAACGGGCATAAAAACAAAGACCGGACAAACTGCGGCAAAGCCCCGGGCGCCGAACGAGCGCCTAAGAGCGGCCGGGGATACCAGGAGAGCGACGGGTACTGTCCCGACCTGGAGCTCAGCGATTCCGAACCCGAAGCTAAAGGCAAGCGACAGAGAGCGGGCCGAGGGCTGAGCGAGAGGAGCCCGGCGGGCGCTTATGACCGCGGGGGGACCCGAGGGAACGTTCCTTTAGGTTCCAGGACGTCGGTGCAAAGGTGA